DNA sequence from the Malus sylvestris chromosome 10, drMalSylv7.2, whole genome shotgun sequence genome:
TAATATTTGTCATTAACTGCTTAATTTTGTTCTATTTTTGTTCCaaattatgagaaatgttggCCGTTTTGGGTTATGAAATTGATTGATGTTATAGTAAATGTGCTTTGACCATTTAGTTGAATTTACTCCGAAGAGTCCGAAGAGGATGGCGGAATTTGATGAGTAATGTGCTTAGACGTTGTGTTGAAAGTGTTCCCTTTGATCATTATCTGGCTGTACCATGTTGACAAGATCAACTTACCTTTGTTTCGAGGACGAATTCATTTTCGTGTTGCTATTTTCTCAGCGTGGAATTTGATGACTCGTTTGGAAATCCAGATGGCATGAAGGAAACTGGGTTGCGGAAACGGTATGTTTACTCAGTCTGATTCCTCATCTTAACTTGTTCAACAGATGATGAAGTACTAACCTGTTTGGAGTTCATAGGTTTTTGGACTTGTTTTTGAACTTGTTCAGAATAATTTTGCTGTGTATTTATCCTTCAGTTTCATCATGATTGAATTACACTTGTTGTTTACATTGCAGGGCGAGGACTGGATCATGCAATGTGTCTGGTTCTAAAGCATGTAGAGAGAAAATGCGGCGGGATAGACTGAATGACAGGCATGCTCTAGTTCTGTAGTTCTCTAATGCTCAATGATCTCTCTGTTTCtctgtctgtctctctctctctctctctcttgctctcTCACTGTctttttcattttgacatttttCGCGTAACTTTAAGGTTCGTGGAATTGAGTTCTATCCTTGAACCTGGAAGGCCACCCAAAACTGACAAGGTTGCAATACTGGGTGATGCTGCTCAAATGGTAACTCAGTTACGCGGGGAAGCCCAACAACTAAAAGAGTCAAGTGTGAATCTGCAGGAGACGATAAATGAATTGAAGGTATGTGTGGGTTTGTTATCCAgtttctcttttatttattttaaggtATATGAATATGCAATTCGTGCGAGAAGCTTTGTTCACTTAACTGATTGAATAGCTGAGTGGATGCTTTTGTGTAGGCTGAGAAAAATGAACTTCGTGATGAGAAGCAGAGGCTCAAAGCAGAGAAAGAAAACATTGAGCGGCAAATTAAAGCGTTGGGCACTCAACCAAGCTTCTTGCCTCACCCTGCTGCAATTCCAACTCCGTTTTCTGCCCCGGGCCAAGTTGTTGGCGGGAAAATGATGCCCTTCGTCGGATACCCTGGAATGTCCATGTGGCAGTTCATGCCACCGGCTGCAGTTGATACCTCACAGGACCATGTTCTCCGCCCTCCTGTTGCTTGAGTTGGCAGCTTTGAATTATGTCTTCCCGGTGCTTGTAGAATCCTTGAAAGTTGTTTCTCGTTAATGATTATCGTGTTCTAGTTTTCGACTTTCATTGACTGCTTTGGATAAAAATTGTAGTTTTCATCAAACATTTACCTTGGTCATTTGTataattt
Encoded proteins:
- the LOC126585192 gene encoding transcription factor ILR3-like; this encodes MGSPPQNPNWVLDYGVIDDILVPGGELPSLDPPGFSWPDHSFAGPTAPGVEFDDSFGNPDGMKETGLRKRARTGSCNVSGSKACREKMRRDRLNDRFVELSSILEPGRPPKTDKVAILGDAAQMVTQLRGEAQQLKESSVNLQETINELKAEKNELRDEKQRLKAEKENIERQIKALGTQPSFLPHPAAIPTPFSAPGQVVGGKMMPFVGYPGMSMWQFMPPAAVDTSQDHVLRPPVA